In Amaranthus tricolor cultivar Red isolate AtriRed21 chromosome 5, ASM2621246v1, whole genome shotgun sequence, a genomic segment contains:
- the LOC130814238 gene encoding internal alternative NAD(P)H-ubiquinone oxidoreductase A2, mitochondrial-like encodes MSFLRNILKPSNLKSKTQFSVSSSTFYNSHFPSKYCTSASVTYHAGLQPTKPEEKPRVVVLGSGWAGCRLMKEIDTKIYDIVCVSPRNHMVFTPLLASTCVGTLEFRSVAEPIGRIQPAISSEPGSYYFLANCTSVDTKEHEVHCETVTNGAQSLDPWKFKISYDKLIVASGAEASTFGINGVHEHAIFLREVHHAQEIRRKLLLNLMLSDIPGVSEKEKQRLLHCVVVGGGPTGVEFSGELSDFIMRDVRQRYAHVKNYVHVTLIEANEILSSFDDRLRHYAVKQLTKTGVRLVRGIVKDVQPDKLILSDGSEVPYGLLVWSTGVGPSPFVKNLEVEKSPGGRIGIDDWLRVPSVQDVYAIGDCAGFLESTGKPVLPALAQVAERQGKYLAKSLNRLGKAGGGRANSAADIDLGEPFVYKHLGSMATIGRYKALVDIRQSKDAKGLSLKGFPSWFIWRSAYLTRVLSWRNRLYVAINWLTTFLFGRDISRI; translated from the exons ATGTCATTTTTAAGAAACATCCTTAAACCCTCTAATCTGAAATCCAAAACCCAGTTTTCAGTTTCATCATCAACCTTTTACAACTCTCATTTTCCTTCTAAGTACTGTACTTCTGCTTCTGTTACATACCATGCAGGACTTCAACCCACTAAGCCCGAAGAAAAGCCTAGAGTGGTTGTTTTGGGTTCTGGATGGGCTGGATGTAGGCTCATGAAGGAGATTGATACCAAAATATATGATATAGTTTGTGTATCACCAAGAAATCATATGGTTTTTACACCATTGTTAGCATCAACATGTGTTGGAACTCTTGAATTTAGGTCTGTTGCTGAGCCTATTGGGAGGATTCAACCTGCTATTTCGAGTGAACCTGgttcttattattttcttgCTAATTGTACATCTGTTGATACCAAAGAACATGAG GTACACTGTGAGACTGTCACGAATGGAGCTCAGTCATTGGATCCATGGAAGTTCAAAATATCATATGACAAATTAATTGTTGCATCAGGGGCAGAAGCCTCTACATTTGGAATCAATGGGGTGCATGAACATGCAATTTTTCTTCGTGAAGTTCATCATGCTCAAGAGATCCGAAGAAAACTGCTCTTGAACTTGATGTTGTCTGATATACCCG GTGTCTCTGAAAAGGAGAAGCAACGACTTCTGCATTGTGTTGTTGTGGGTGGTGGTCCTACTGGCGTTGAGTTCAGTGGCGAGCTCAGTGATTTCATAATGAGGGATGTCCGTCAAAGATATGCACATGTCAAAAACTATGTCCATGTCACCTTGATTGAG GCAAATGAAATCCTATCTTCCTTTGATGACCGTCTCAGGCATTATGCTGTCAAACAGCTGACTAAG ACAGGAGTTCGGCTAGTCCGTGGAATTGTCAAAGACGTACAGCCTGACAAGTTAATTCTTAGTGACGGCTCGGAAGTTCCCTATGGGCTTTTAGTGTGGTCTACTGGTGTTGGTCCTTCACCTTTTGTGAAGAATCTTGAGGTTGAAAAGTCACCTGGTGGAAG GATTGGCATCGATGATTGGTTACGTGTTCCTTCTGTTCAAGATGTGTATGCAATCGGTGATTGTGCTGGTTTCCTTGAAAGTACCGGCAAACCTGTTCTCCCTGCTTTGGCCCAG GTAGCAGAGCGGCAAGGAAAATATTTGGCGAAGTCTTTAAATAGGCTTGGTAAAGCTGGTGGAGGGCGTGCAAACAGCGCAGCGGATATTGATCTGGGAGAACCTTTTGTGTACAAGCATTTAGGATCCATGGCAACTATTGGAAGATACAAAGCACTTGTAGACATTAGGCAGAGCAAG GATGCGAAAGGCTTGTCCTTGAAAGGTTTCCCTAGTTGGTTTATCTGGCGCTCTGCATATCTTACTCGAGTTTTAAGCTGGAGAAATCGACTTTATGTGGCCATTAATTGGTTAACTACTTTTCTGTTTGGCCGTGACATAAGCCGGATATAG
- the LOC130814237 gene encoding uncharacterized protein LOC130814237 — MGFFQTINKCLLLLLLLCTFFGASARASIFFSDEKGIRVTKPRARMLRMYYIDDYGNPQANSGHDPGNRMGSGGRHGRRRSNRP; from the exons ATGGGTTTCTTTCAAACTATAAACAAGTGCTTGCttctattgttattgttgtgtaCTTTTTTTGGTGCTTCCGCTCGTGCTTCAATCTTTTTCTCAG ATGAAAAAGGAATAAGAGTGACGAAGCCAAGAGCAAGAATGTTGAGGATGTATTACATTGATGATTATGGCAATCCACAGGCTAACAGCGGACATGATCCTGGCAATCGCATGGGCAGCGGTGGTCGACATGGCAGAAGACGATCAAATCGTCCctaa